The following are encoded together in the Pseudomonas maumuensis genome:
- a CDS encoding RNA polymerase sigma factor: MASTDNDLLQALALHYDDLVEHIRRRFSNQHFARDVVHDVCVQILEKPPLNAISVPMAFLRRATLNRAIDRRRAESTRTLYAQSQIAVVEQHCDQLDGAMALEFEQRLRALLAVIDALPARQRQVFLLHRIHGMPQKDIAQELEISVNMVAQHFMRAMRTLAQRWQPEA; encoded by the coding sequence ATGGCTTCGACCGACAACGATCTCCTGCAAGCCCTGGCCTTGCACTACGACGATTTGGTCGAGCACATTCGCCGACGTTTTTCCAATCAGCATTTTGCCCGCGACGTGGTGCATGATGTGTGCGTGCAGATCCTGGAAAAACCGCCGCTCAACGCCATCAGCGTGCCCATGGCCTTTTTGCGGCGTGCCACGCTCAACCGCGCAATCGACCGGCGCCGTGCGGAAAGCACCCGCACGCTGTACGCGCAGAGCCAGATCGCCGTGGTCGAGCAGCACTGCGACCAGCTGGACGGTGCGATGGCGCTCGAATTCGAACAACGCCTGCGTGCCTTGCTGGCGGTGATAGACGCATTGCCGGCGCGCCAGCGCCAGGTGTTCCTGCTCCACCGCATCCACGGCATGCCGCAAAAGGACATCGCGCAGGAGCTGGAGATTTCCGTGAACATGGTTGCCCAGCATTTCATGCGGGCCATGCGCACCCTCGCACAACGCTGGCAGCCGGAGGCCTGA
- a CDS encoding HvfB family MNIO-type RiPP peptide maturase: MPQHNLQTGLGLRRGLLPDLLTMEAGAVDFLECAPENWIGVGGAFGQGLARLAERFAIACHGLSLSLGGTAPLDIGFLQRTRQFLDHHQVRMYSEHLSYCSDDGHLYDLMPIPFTDEAVHHVAARIRQAQDILGRRIAVENISYYAAPYQAMAELDFVRAVLDEADCDLLLDVNNVFVNACNHRYDARAFLAGLPCERVVGMHVAGHYDEAPDLKVDTHGAPVKEDVWALFADACQRFGAQPTVLERDFNYPPLAELLAETARIRDVQRAHGA; this comes from the coding sequence ATGCCCCAACATAACCTGCAAACCGGCCTCGGCCTGCGCCGTGGCCTGCTGCCCGACCTGCTGACCATGGAAGCAGGCGCGGTGGACTTCCTCGAGTGCGCCCCGGAAAACTGGATCGGTGTCGGCGGCGCCTTCGGCCAGGGCCTGGCGCGCCTGGCCGAGCGCTTTGCCATTGCCTGCCACGGCCTGTCGCTGTCCTTGGGTGGGACCGCGCCGCTGGATATCGGCTTCCTCCAGCGCACCCGGCAGTTCCTCGACCACCATCAGGTGCGGATGTACAGCGAGCACCTGAGCTACTGCAGCGACGATGGTCACCTCTATGACCTGATGCCGATTCCGTTCACCGACGAGGCCGTCCACCATGTGGCCGCCCGCATCCGCCAGGCCCAGGACATCCTTGGCCGGCGCATCGCCGTGGAGAACATCAGCTACTACGCCGCGCCGTACCAGGCGATGGCCGAGCTGGATTTTGTCCGCGCCGTGCTCGACGAGGCCGACTGCGACCTGCTGCTGGACGTCAACAACGTCTTCGTCAACGCCTGCAACCACCGGTACGACGCCCGGGCCTTCCTCGCCGGCCTTCCCTGCGAGCGGGTGGTGGGCATGCATGTGGCCGGTCACTATGACGAGGCGCCGGACCTGAAGGTCGACACCCACGGTGCGCCGGTCAAGGAGGATGTCTGGGCCTTGTTCGCCGACGCCTGCCAGCGCTTCGGCGCGCAACCCACCGTGCTCGAGCGCGACTTCAACTACCCGCCGCTGGCCGAGTTGCTGGCCGAGACGGCGCGCATCCGCGACGTGCAACGTGCCCATGGAGCGTAA
- a CDS encoding HvfA family oxazolone/thioamide-modified RiPP metallophore, with amino-acid sequence MKTTRQTLGLLGATLLGGMVLGNSAFAVEPLAQGYQLAAAKTPGEGKCGEGKCGASGKSTQSEGKCGEGKCGASAKAGAEGKCGEGKCGDASFARTDSNHDGKVSREEFLAVAKDRAADFDKIDRNHDGFISEQEAHDHLAAIYKANGKAMPDGLFSHLTGKS; translated from the coding sequence ATGAAAACGACCCGTCAAACCCTCGGCCTGCTCGGCGCCACCCTGCTCGGCGGCATGGTCCTGGGCAACAGCGCCTTCGCCGTAGAACCGTTGGCCCAGGGCTACCAGCTGGCTGCCGCCAAGACCCCCGGCGAAGGCAAGTGCGGTGAGGGCAAGTGCGGCGCCAGCGGCAAGTCCACGCAAAGCGAAGGCAAATGTGGCGAGGGCAAGTGCGGTGCCAGCGCCAAGGCCGGCGCCGAGGGCAAGTGCGGTGAGGGCAAGTGCGGCGACGCCTCCTTTGCCCGCACCGACAGCAACCACGATGGCAAGGTCTCCCGCGAGGAGTTCCTGGCGGTGGCCAAGGACCGGGCGGCCGATTTCGACAAGATCGACCGCAACCACGATGGTTTCATCTCCGAGCAGGAGGCCCACGATCACCTGGCGGCCATCTACAAGGCCAATGGCAAGGCCATGCCCGATGGGCTGTTCAGCCATCTGACCGGCAAATCCTGA
- a CDS encoding DUF4174 domain-containing protein, with protein MLVRSLTLATLLALAAPLHAADSDAPLAKELGKARPLVVIAPSSADPTLRALNQALEDPATKAGFTERGLVLYSVANMMGKREDKNLEQQTTMALIRELKLGASKGTKVILVGKDGERHVLKDDDSGEKLDPQVIFKAVDELPASEQAVTAPEPVAAAPAEPKAKDSKAKPSKPAKPAAPPKPLED; from the coding sequence ATGCTCGTCCGGTCACTGACCCTCGCCACCTTGCTCGCCCTGGCAGCCCCGCTGCATGCCGCCGACAGCGACGCACCACTGGCCAAGGAACTGGGTAAGGCAAGGCCGTTGGTGGTGATCGCGCCCAGCAGCGCCGATCCGACCCTGCGAGCGCTGAACCAGGCCCTGGAGGACCCGGCCACCAAGGCCGGTTTCACCGAGCGCGGGCTGGTGCTGTACAGCGTGGCCAACATGATGGGCAAGCGCGAGGACAAGAATCTCGAGCAGCAGACCACCATGGCGCTGATCCGTGAGCTCAAGCTGGGCGCCAGCAAGGGCACCAAGGTGATCCTGGTGGGCAAGGATGGCGAACGCCATGTGCTCAAGGACGACGATAGCGGCGAGAAGCTCGACCCGCAGGTGATCTTCAAGGCGGTCGACGAGCTGCCGGCCAGTGAGCAGGCGGTGACGGCGCCGGAGCCCGTCGCGGCAGCGCCAGCAGAACCCAAGGCCAAGGACAGCAAGGCCAAGCCAAGCAAACCCGCCAAACCCGCCGCGCCGCCCAAGCCGCTGGAAGACTGA
- a CDS encoding NAD(P)/FAD-dependent oxidoreductase, with amino-acid sequence MKQILIIGAGFAGLWSALGAARLLDLHKRDDVLITVLAPQAELHIRPRFYEPDVHTMAAPLQAVFDAVNVRFVKGTAYHIDQASQQVAYRQAGGIEAKLGYDRLILACGSLLNRPALEGFDQHAFDVDKIDSATRLEEHLKSLAARPDSPARNTVVVAGGGFTGIETATELPSRLRAILGDKVKPRIVVVDRGAKIGAALGDGIRPAIEQASAALGIEWICGATVASVDGGGVLLDNGERIAANTVVWTVGFKANPLTEQISGERDRQGRLHVDGHLKVIGNPAVYAAGDVAYAACDEAGNYAVMSCQHAIPLGRYAGNNAAAELIGVAPMTYSQPKYVTCLDLGAWGAVYTEGWERTVSPPTDKAEAKQLKQQINSVWIYPPAADRAAALAAADPLIPVA; translated from the coding sequence ATGAAACAGATCCTGATCATTGGCGCAGGCTTCGCCGGGCTGTGGAGCGCCCTCGGCGCCGCCCGCCTGCTCGACCTGCACAAACGCGACGACGTGCTGATCACCGTGCTCGCGCCCCAGGCGGAGCTGCACATCCGCCCACGCTTCTACGAACCCGACGTACACACCATGGCCGCCCCCTTGCAGGCGGTGTTCGACGCGGTCAACGTGCGCTTCGTCAAAGGCACGGCCTACCACATCGACCAGGCCAGCCAGCAGGTGGCCTATCGTCAAGCGGGTGGTATCGAGGCCAAGCTGGGTTACGACCGCCTGATCCTGGCCTGCGGCAGCCTGCTCAACCGCCCGGCGCTGGAAGGCTTCGACCAGCACGCCTTCGATGTCGACAAGATCGACTCGGCCACCCGCCTGGAAGAACACCTCAAGTCCCTGGCCGCCCGCCCCGACAGCCCCGCACGCAATACCGTGGTGGTGGCCGGTGGCGGCTTCACCGGCATCGAGACCGCCACCGAGCTGCCCAGCCGGCTGCGAGCGATCCTGGGCGACAAGGTCAAGCCGCGCATCGTCGTGGTCGACCGCGGCGCGAAGATCGGCGCCGCCCTGGGCGACGGCATTCGCCCGGCCATCGAACAGGCATCGGCGGCGCTGGGGATCGAGTGGATCTGCGGCGCCACGGTGGCCTCGGTGGATGGCGGCGGCGTGCTGCTGGACAATGGTGAACGCATCGCCGCCAACACCGTTGTCTGGACCGTGGGCTTCAAGGCCAACCCGCTGACCGAGCAGATCAGCGGCGAACGCGACCGCCAGGGCCGCCTGCATGTGGACGGCCACCTCAAGGTCATCGGCAACCCGGCGGTGTATGCCGCGGGCGACGTGGCCTACGCTGCCTGTGACGAGGCCGGCAATTACGCGGTGATGTCCTGCCAGCATGCCATCCCGCTGGGCCGCTACGCCGGCAACAATGCCGCCGCCGAGCTGATCGGCGTGGCGCCGATGACCTACAGCCAGCCCAAGTACGTCACCTGCCTGGACTTGGGCGCCTGGGGCGCGGTGTATACCGAAGGCTGGGAGCGCACCGTTTCGCCGCCGACGGACAAGGCCGAGGCCAAGCAGCTCAAGCAGCAGATCAATTCGGTGTGGATCTATCCGCCGGCGGCCGACCGCGCGGCAGCGCTGGCGGCAGCCGATCCGTTGATCCCGGTGGCCTGA
- a CDS encoding GlxA family transcriptional regulator, translated as MTDIPQIPSPSVHALDQPRTLLFLAYPQMGLLDLSGAQTVFWAATKARAARGLPGYRVVTASLEGGLVATAEGLAVATEPLAPWLHEPFDTLVVPGAPEIVRTLPDHAELIAWLAQAAQRARRTASVCSGTFLLAAAGLLDGRRAATHWAMCDALHRRFPAIEVDAESIFVQQDQVWTSAGVSAGIDLALALVEADCGREVAMQVARELVVFLKRPGGQAQFSELLKAQGEDSDAFETLHLWLSEHLGDPRLTVERLAEQARMSLRNFTRVYKHKTGRTPAKAIEVFRLEAARRLLENSGQHIEQVARQCGFGSEERMRLAFQRHLAVTPRDYRARFARSVPLAEIQGSLA; from the coding sequence ATGACCGACATCCCTCAGATCCCCTCTCCGTCCGTGCATGCCCTCGACCAGCCGCGCACCTTGCTGTTCCTTGCCTACCCGCAGATGGGCCTGCTCGACCTCAGCGGCGCGCAGACGGTGTTCTGGGCCGCGACCAAGGCCCGCGCCGCGCGCGGCCTACCCGGCTACCGGGTGGTCACCGCCAGTCTCGAAGGGGGCCTGGTGGCCACCGCCGAGGGCCTGGCCGTCGCCACCGAGCCACTGGCGCCCTGGCTGCACGAGCCCTTCGACACGCTGGTCGTGCCCGGCGCCCCGGAGATCGTCCGCACCCTCCCCGATCACGCCGAGTTGATCGCCTGGCTGGCCCAGGCCGCCCAACGCGCCCGACGTACCGCTTCGGTATGCAGCGGCACCTTCCTGCTGGCCGCCGCCGGCCTGCTCGATGGCCGCCGGGCCGCCACCCACTGGGCGATGTGCGATGCCCTGCACCGACGCTTCCCGGCCATCGAGGTGGATGCCGAATCGATCTTCGTGCAGCAGGATCAGGTATGGACTTCGGCCGGCGTCAGCGCCGGCATCGACCTGGCGCTGGCCCTGGTCGAGGCCGACTGCGGCCGCGAGGTGGCCATGCAGGTGGCCCGCGAATTGGTGGTGTTCCTCAAGCGCCCCGGCGGGCAGGCACAGTTCAGCGAACTGCTCAAGGCCCAGGGCGAGGACAGCGACGCCTTCGAGACCCTGCACCTATGGCTCAGCGAGCACCTGGGCGACCCGCGGCTGACGGTCGAGCGGCTGGCCGAGCAGGCGCGCATGAGCCTGCGCAACTTCACCCGGGTGTACAAGCACAAGACCGGCCGTACCCCGGCCAAGGCCATCGAGGTGTTCCGCCTGGAGGCGGCGCGCCGCTTGCTGGAAAACTCGGGCCAACATATCGAGCAGGTCGCCCGCCAATGCGGATTCGGCAGCGAGGAACGCATGCGCCTGGCGTTCCAGCGTCACCTGGCGGTGACCCCGCGGGACTATCGAGCGCGCTTCGCCCGCAGCGTGCCGCTGGCCGAAATCCAGGGTTCTTTGGCCTAG
- a CDS encoding FecR family protein, with the protein MQRRTAPGARDALEPYAESLRALVPSREALLQEAKAQSARNANRRRKAAGTALLLALAGWAWLADPALGYRQVEVASSGRETLHLDDGSVVELDAGSVLRIEYRLRSRQFELLDGEGLFSVAHQAKPFIVRSQGVAVRDIGTVFDVRSDLDGVRVAVLEGEVEVDNGKARQRLTANQQLFANPQRLGPVHDSKPGERDAWRHDLFHFDGTPLESVLAQLRRHRDAPIRLQGATARQHRLSGEFPTGNVEQLLDSLPQLAPVTVSRDKSGAVQVDVQR; encoded by the coding sequence ATGCAACGCCGTACCGCGCCGGGCGCGCGCGATGCCCTCGAGCCTTACGCTGAATCCTTGCGCGCGCTGGTGCCCAGCCGTGAGGCGCTTTTGCAGGAAGCCAAGGCGCAGAGCGCACGCAACGCCAATCGTCGGCGCAAGGCTGCCGGCACGGCCTTGCTGCTGGCCCTGGCCGGTTGGGCCTGGCTGGCCGACCCGGCGCTGGGCTACCGCCAGGTCGAGGTGGCCAGCAGCGGTCGCGAAACGTTGCACCTGGACGACGGCAGCGTGGTCGAACTGGACGCCGGCAGTGTGCTGCGCATCGAGTATCGCCTGCGCAGTCGGCAGTTCGAGCTGCTCGATGGCGAAGGCTTGTTCAGCGTGGCTCATCAAGCCAAGCCTTTCATCGTGCGCAGCCAGGGCGTGGCTGTGCGCGATATCGGCACGGTGTTCGATGTACGCAGCGACCTGGACGGCGTGCGGGTGGCTGTTCTGGAGGGCGAGGTGGAAGTGGACAACGGCAAGGCGCGTCAACGGCTGACGGCCAACCAGCAACTGTTTGCCAACCCTCAGCGCCTGGGGCCGGTGCATGACAGCAAGCCCGGCGAACGAGACGCCTGGCGGCATGACCTGTTCCATTTCGACGGCACCCCGCTCGAGTCGGTCCTGGCGCAACTGCGCCGCCATCGCGACGCACCGATTCGCCTGCAGGGCGCGACCGCCAGGCAACACCGGCTCAGCGGAGAATTCCCCACCGGCAATGTCGAACAGTTGCTCGACAGCCTGCCGCAGCTGGCGCCGGTAACAGTCAGCCGCGACAAGAGCGGTGCTGTGCAGGTGGACGTGCAGCGCTGA
- a CDS encoding HvfC family RiPP maturation protein translates to MTETLRHQQFTLARHLRDPVGNPPPPGIEVRRLKVYRELFYGAIEGLSAGSFPVMRRTLGDQRWHARVRDFYAHYRSQTPLFTEVAEAFIDYLQGVAPDAPWQLELAHYEWIEAQLYLSDAEDPPHDPDGDLLAGEPLLSCVARVLAYRWPVERIGPEYQPDEAPEQPTLLLVYRDADLQVRFARLAPLAWQLLVGLPGTGRERLRALGDQHLQQGLQMLRQLREQGIIVGTRDAL, encoded by the coding sequence ATGACCGAAACCCTGCGCCACCAGCAGTTCACCCTGGCCCGCCACCTGCGCGACCCGGTCGGCAACCCGCCGCCGCCCGGTATCGAGGTGCGACGCCTGAAGGTCTACCGCGAACTGTTCTACGGCGCCATCGAAGGGCTGTCGGCCGGCAGTTTTCCGGTGATGCGCCGGACCCTTGGCGATCAGCGCTGGCATGCCCGGGTGCGTGACTTCTACGCCCATTACCGTAGCCAGACGCCGCTGTTCACCGAAGTAGCCGAAGCCTTCATCGACTACCTGCAGGGCGTCGCGCCGGACGCCCCCTGGCAGTTGGAGCTGGCGCACTACGAATGGATCGAAGCGCAGTTGTACCTGAGCGACGCCGAGGATCCGCCGCATGATCCGGACGGCGACCTGCTGGCCGGCGAGCCGCTGCTATCGTGCGTGGCCCGGGTGCTGGCCTACCGCTGGCCGGTGGAGCGCATCGGCCCCGAGTATCAGCCCGACGAGGCGCCCGAGCAGCCCACCTTGTTGCTGGTGTACCGCGACGCCGACCTGCAGGTGCGCTTCGCCCGGTTGGCGCCTTTGGCCTGGCAACTGCTGGTGGGCTTGCCCGGCACCGGGCGCGAGCGCTTGCGGGCGCTGGGGGATCAGCACCTGCAGCAGGGGCTGCAAATGCTGCGACAGTTGCGTGAGCAGGGCATCATCGTCGGTACTCGAGATGCCCTGTAG
- a CDS encoding NEL-type E3 ubiquitin ligase domain-containing protein has protein sequence MNSIEPEPPVAAQGAFVDAIIAQRLPGWLRGAEQRQLQALGEALTLCLYFRQRVNAMLAKIDNIDRFALPLLQQALASLTGPGVDVAALRFRKGRREPVINTQPLGAHLTTVVYEQVPALTVALRNFTLEETVAGGQPLGNRLEAAPASGLALPSAAVFAAACRRLDIGQHYQRHLAAVLETQEGQAASLIARAQRYAMLVDAHVAWIKGDVDRDEHQLLVDLCGLHQPLRFNGKPVQVKRLSLLGVTLEQIVVLDVRDESMMPVYSVTSRLLVYIPGDGNGAWRAFSDLRHCANALGKHLRTASYQRFFSRFVRRRDSQRFFLAVITGYTGVSDLANISLDEHLKPWPGPVFESLGTLRIEQIKDDAAMIAIPTARLDAQVRQAHEQRLRAEGWALLNLAGLFVPVIGAGLLAVTAWELLGEVFHGVEAWRDGDASEALDHVINVAGDLAMMALTAAGIGAARAAWTRATVVDGLVPARLEDGTVRLWNQDLRPFRSGPPPSAARPDAEGIHHFEGQAWIEMDGHFYPVIQQANQGNWCLRAQAGYAPRLAHNGAGAWRLWSEQPACWDDKRYLFRRLGAEFAKLDDERIDTLLTAHALDSARLRALHVQGQAPGAGLRDSVRRSRLDQRIRALVAQLREGRASDDLTVLDHARLLPGASGLGDPQLAELVWRSRRVLFERLYLAMQGNEAPETSALRRQFPGLSSALAEEAVANASPADRRRLLDSGRVSLRLATAARAALLESRQVRLHESLYLDTPQDTNLAKVVLALLEHLPGQGQPLRWRLFDGGADGTRLYGDAQPADFDLVHFSGRYQLLDRRGAAIGDAGELFGVIAGAYDDARLQALGVGEPFGHNLRVLIRRLALRQPALLERALGQGGPTGWFRPPRRLADGRLGYPLSGRSPGSLQRGRSQGLYAALRAIYPSFTDAEVVAWLNDVHRNGRRVDDELARLSRQLEALDSHLHGWIRMASSSQQRAERRYFRETLVNCWQRRSARSAGQDALPTGYRLSIWSVTLETLPDLPEQVSFAHVHELSLMGLGLREMPPGFLRAFSHLRALELSSNALTQIPAELANLSQLRELDLYGNAIVLDASQAMTLGNCTRLEYINLSYNPLGRTFPLYRLDSLGRLHLRSTGITEFPPALLDRLELVIADLRDNQISELPSRFHRSPVWISSNVLLAGNPLSVEAAVRLQVFQQAHDILPEAPAVASSLSLRQRWLDAADSALRPEQSSAWDELESEQGSNDFFHLLHRLEETADFQRRRQALATRVFTMLINMRDYPSLTAELFTHATEGLTCQDSATLRFSNLELRMLVWRARVDAVAGDQEQALLRLGRRLWRLDEVDRIAREDIQARRAQGADPDEIEVGLAYRVGLRDELELPAQPGDMLFGEIAGLDAQRLSQARARVLELETPERLSDALVQRDFWQEHLARAHAERLATFNDPFQERSNTLMDSAQTMAESDYLTRHDALRDEWEAGRRALLRDLTREALEAESAATGGNAP, from the coding sequence ATGAACAGTATCGAACCCGAGCCCCCCGTGGCAGCGCAAGGCGCCTTTGTCGACGCGATCATCGCCCAGCGCCTGCCCGGCTGGTTGCGCGGCGCCGAGCAGAGGCAGTTGCAGGCCTTGGGCGAGGCCTTGACCTTGTGTCTGTACTTTCGTCAGCGGGTGAACGCCATGCTGGCGAAAATCGACAACATCGACCGGTTCGCCTTGCCCTTGCTCCAGCAGGCATTGGCCTCGCTGACAGGTCCTGGCGTCGATGTCGCCGCGCTGCGTTTTCGCAAAGGCCGGCGCGAACCGGTGATCAACACGCAACCGCTGGGCGCGCACCTGACGACGGTGGTCTACGAGCAGGTGCCAGCGCTGACCGTGGCATTGCGCAACTTCACTTTGGAGGAAACCGTCGCGGGCGGCCAACCGCTCGGCAACCGTCTGGAAGCGGCGCCTGCCAGCGGGTTGGCATTGCCCTCGGCGGCGGTATTCGCCGCTGCATGCCGCAGGCTCGATATCGGCCAACACTATCAACGCCATTTGGCTGCGGTGTTGGAAACCCAGGAGGGCCAGGCGGCCTCGTTGATCGCCCGCGCGCAGCGCTATGCGATGCTGGTCGACGCCCATGTCGCCTGGATCAAGGGCGACGTCGACCGGGATGAGCATCAATTGTTGGTGGATCTGTGCGGGCTGCATCAGCCGCTACGTTTCAACGGTAAGCCCGTGCAGGTCAAGCGCCTGAGCTTGCTGGGCGTGACGCTCGAGCAGATCGTCGTGCTCGATGTGCGCGATGAAAGCATGATGCCGGTGTACAGCGTTACCTCCAGGTTGCTGGTCTACATACCGGGTGACGGCAACGGTGCCTGGCGGGCGTTCAGCGACCTGCGGCATTGCGCCAATGCGCTGGGTAAGCACCTGCGTACCGCCAGTTACCAGCGCTTTTTCAGCCGCTTCGTTCGTCGGCGCGATAGCCAGCGCTTCTTCCTTGCCGTGATCACCGGTTACACGGGCGTTTCGGACCTGGCCAACATCAGCCTCGACGAACACCTGAAGCCGTGGCCGGGCCCTGTCTTCGAAAGCCTTGGCACACTGCGAATCGAGCAGATCAAGGACGACGCGGCGATGATCGCCATTCCCACTGCCAGGCTCGATGCGCAGGTTCGCCAGGCGCATGAACAGCGCCTGCGGGCCGAAGGTTGGGCCTTGCTCAACCTGGCCGGGTTGTTCGTGCCGGTGATCGGCGCCGGGCTGCTGGCAGTTACCGCCTGGGAGCTGTTGGGCGAGGTGTTCCATGGCGTCGAGGCCTGGCGCGACGGCGATGCCAGCGAAGCGCTCGACCATGTGATCAACGTGGCAGGTGATCTGGCCATGATGGCACTCACCGCCGCGGGCATTGGCGCGGCGCGGGCAGCCTGGACGCGTGCCACGGTAGTCGACGGCCTGGTGCCGGCCCGCCTGGAGGATGGAACCGTTCGCCTGTGGAACCAGGACCTGCGGCCTTTTCGCAGCGGACCGCCGCCATCGGCCGCAAGGCCTGATGCCGAGGGCATTCATCATTTCGAGGGCCAGGCCTGGATCGAGATGGACGGGCATTTTTATCCGGTCATCCAGCAGGCCAACCAAGGCAACTGGTGCCTCCGAGCCCAGGCTGGATATGCGCCTCGGCTGGCCCACAATGGTGCTGGCGCCTGGCGATTGTGGTCCGAGCAACCGGCCTGCTGGGACGACAAGCGTTACCTGTTCAGACGCCTGGGTGCAGAGTTCGCCAAGCTCGACGACGAACGTATCGACACGCTGCTCACGGCTCACGCACTGGACAGCGCCAGGTTGCGCGCCTTGCACGTGCAAGGCCAAGCCCCTGGCGCAGGGTTGCGCGACAGCGTGCGGCGCTCGCGCCTGGATCAGCGTATCCGGGCACTGGTCGCGCAGTTGCGTGAAGGACGGGCCAGCGATGACCTGACCGTGCTCGATCACGCCCGGTTACTGCCAGGGGCGAGCGGTCTTGGCGACCCGCAACTGGCGGAGCTGGTCTGGCGCTCGCGACGCGTGCTGTTCGAACGGCTGTACCTGGCCATGCAGGGCAACGAGGCGCCGGAAACCTCGGCGTTGCGCCGGCAATTTCCGGGACTGTCGTCCGCGCTGGCCGAGGAAGCTGTCGCGAATGCAAGCCCAGCGGACCGCCGCCGACTGCTGGACAGCGGACGGGTGTCACTGCGACTGGCCACGGCGGCGCGGGCTGCATTGCTGGAGTCTCGCCAGGTAAGGCTGCATGAGAGCCTGTACCTCGACACACCACAGGACACCAACCTGGCCAAGGTGGTGCTGGCTCTATTGGAGCATCTGCCCGGCCAGGGGCAGCCCCTGCGCTGGCGCCTGTTCGACGGGGGGGCCGATGGCACCCGTCTATACGGCGATGCGCAGCCCGCTGACTTCGACCTGGTGCATTTCAGTGGGCGGTACCAGTTGCTGGACCGACGGGGAGCGGCGATAGGCGACGCAGGTGAGCTGTTCGGGGTGATCGCTGGCGCCTATGACGATGCCCGGCTGCAGGCGTTGGGCGTGGGCGAGCCGTTCGGCCACAACCTCAGGGTACTGATCAGACGCCTGGCGCTCCGACAGCCAGCGCTGCTGGAGCGCGCCTTGGGGCAGGGTGGGCCGACGGGCTGGTTCCGCCCACCGCGGCGGCTTGCCGATGGGCGTCTGGGGTATCCGCTCAGTGGTCGCAGCCCAGGTAGCTTGCAACGTGGCAGATCCCAGGGGTTGTATGCCGCGCTGCGCGCGATCTATCCGTCGTTCACCGATGCCGAAGTCGTTGCCTGGCTGAACGACGTGCATCGCAACGGAAGGCGGGTGGATGACGAACTGGCCCGTCTCTCACGCCAGTTGGAGGCGCTGGACAGCCACCTGCATGGTTGGATACGCATGGCGTCCTCTTCTCAGCAGCGTGCGGAGCGCCGTTACTTCAGGGAGACCCTGGTCAATTGCTGGCAGCGCAGGTCGGCCAGGAGCGCTGGACAGGACGCGCTGCCCACGGGCTATCGCCTGAGTATCTGGTCGGTGACCCTGGAAACGCTGCCCGACTTGCCTGAGCAGGTCAGTTTCGCCCATGTGCATGAGCTGTCGCTGATGGGGCTGGGGTTACGCGAGATGCCGCCGGGATTCCTGCGCGCGTTCTCGCATCTGCGCGCGCTGGAACTGTCCAGCAACGCGCTGACACAGATCCCCGCCGAACTGGCGAACCTGAGCCAGTTGCGTGAGTTGGATCTGTACGGCAACGCCATCGTGCTCGATGCCTCCCAGGCAATGACCCTTGGCAACTGCACGCGGCTCGAGTACATCAACCTGTCATACAACCCGCTGGGGCGCACGTTCCCGTTGTATCGACTGGACAGCCTGGGCCGATTGCATCTGCGCAGTACCGGGATCACGGAGTTCCCACCCGCCCTGCTGGACCGCCTGGAGCTGGTGATCGCCGACCTGCGGGACAATCAGATCAGCGAACTGCCGTCGCGTTTTCATCGCTCGCCCGTGTGGATCAGCAGCAATGTCCTGCTGGCTGGAAACCCACTCTCCGTTGAAGCTGCGGTGCGTTTACAGGTGTTCCAGCAAGCTCACGATATCCTGCCAGAGGCACCTGCCGTCGCTTCATCGCTATCGTTGCGTCAACGCTGGTTGGACGCCGCCGACAGTGCCTTGCGTCCGGAGCAGTCCTCGGCCTGGGATGAACTGGAAAGCGAGCAGGGCTCGAACGACTTTTTCCACTTGCTGCATCGGCTGGAGGAGACTGCCGATTTCCAGCGGCGGCGTCAGGCCTTGGCTACGCGAGTGTTCACCATGCTGATCAACATGCGTGATTACCCTTCGCTGACCGCGGAGCTGTTCACCCATGCCACCGAAGGGCTGACTTGCCAGGACAGCGCCACCCTGCGCTTCAGCAACCTCGAACTGCGCATGCTGGTGTGGCGGGCACGGGTGGACGCCGTGGCCGGCGACCAGGAGCAAGCGTTGTTGCGGCTGGGCCGGCGCCTTTGGCGCCTGGATGAGGTCGATCGCATCGCCCGGGAGGACATCCAGGCCCGTCGGGCGCAGGGTGCCGACCCGGATGAGATCGAGGTGGGACTGGCCTATCGCGTGGGGCTGCGCGATGAGCTCGAGTTGCCCGCGCAACCCGGCGACATGTTGTTCGGTGAAATTGCCGGGCTCGATGCGCAACGTCTAAGCCAAGCACGTGCGCGGGTCCTGGAGCTCGAGACACCTGAGCGCCTGTCCGACGCGCTGGTGCAGCGGGATTTTTGGCAGGAACATCTGGCGCGCGCCCATGCCGAGCGCCTGGCGACCTTCAATGACCCCTTCCAGGAGCGCTCCAACACGCTGATGGATTCGGCCCAGACCATGGCTGAGAGCGATTACCTGACTCGACATGATGCCTTGCGTGACGAGTGGGAAGCCGGGCGGCGCGCCTTGCTCCGGGACCTGACCCGCGAAGCGCTCGAGGCCGAATCCGCGGCAACAGGGGGGAATGCGCCCTGA